In Dioscorea cayenensis subsp. rotundata cultivar TDr96_F1 chromosome 9, TDr96_F1_v2_PseudoChromosome.rev07_lg8_w22 25.fasta, whole genome shotgun sequence, a genomic segment contains:
- the LOC120268696 gene encoding zingipain-2-like, translating into MANLLIFFIPYFSLISLSYCLTIPTRSESEIRELYEGWLMKHRKTYNGMLEKEERYEIFKDNLKYIDEHNGRNHSFHLGPNIFADITNEEYQKTYLGLVTPTWNNSRKESERYKFNLSCPDSIDWRQKGAVVPVKQQGQCFSCWAFGVNAAVEGINKIVTGKLISLSEQELVDCYNRGCDRGYMHLAYEFIIKNRGIDSEEDYPYIAKYTQCDKSKMKKRVVSIDDYESVPANDEKCLKKAVANQPISTGVEAYGRAFQLYESGIFTGFCGTKIDHAVAIVGYGVEEGSEYWLIKNSFGSFWGEEGYMRMKRNVESLYGKCGIAMWPYYPVKKRDCLLDESDLVEEKTKPQTLANWVSSDCDEGKGSI; encoded by the exons ATGGCTAAccttctcatcttcttcatccctTATTtctcattaatttccttgtcCTACTGCTTAACCATCCCTACACGCTCTGAGTCAGAGATTAGGGAACTATATGAAGGTTGGCTAATGAAACATAGAAAGACCTACAATGGCATgttggagaaggaggagaggtATGAGATCTTCAAAGATAACCTTAAATATATTGATGAGCACAATGGCCGGAATCACTCGTTTCATCTTGGTCCAAATATTTTCGCCGATATCACCAATGAAGAGTACCAAAAAACTTATTTGGGGTTAGTAACTCCAACATGGAACAATTCAAGGAAAGAGAGCGAGAGGTATAAGTTTAACCTAAGTTGTCCTGATTCTATTGATTGGAGGCAGAAGGGTGCTGTTGTTCCTGTTAAGCAACAAGGCCAATGct TTAGTTGCTGGGCTTTTGGTGTAAATGCAGCAGTGGAAGgcataaataaaattgttactGGAAAATTGATATCATTATCTGAGCAAGAGTTAGTAGACTGTTATAATCGAGGGTGTGATAGAGGATATATGCATCTTGCTTATgagtttattataaaaaatcgTGGTATTGACAGTGAAGAGGATTACCCTTATATAGCAAAATACACTCAATGTGACAAATCAAAG ATGAAAAAAAGAGTGGTATCAATAGACGATTATGAGTCGGTACCTGCAAATGATGAGAAGTGTTTAAAAAAAGCAGTTGCCAACCAACCAATCAGTACTGGTGTTGAAGCATATGGCCGTGCTTTCCAGTTATATGAATCA GGAATATTTACAGGGTTTTGTGGGACAAAAATTGATCATGCTGTGGCTATTGTCGGATATGGAGTTGAAGAAGGAAGTGAATATTGGCTTATTAAGAACTCATTTGGAAGTTTTTGGGGAGAAGAAGGATATATGAGGATGAAACGGAATGTTGAGTCACTCTATGGCAAGTGCGGTATTGCAATGTGGCCATATTACCCGGTGAAGAAGAGAGATTGTTTGCTG GATGAGAGTGATCTAGTTGAAGAGAAGACAAAGCCACAAACTCTTGCAAATTGGGTTTCTTCTGATTGTGATGAAGGCAAGGGAAGCATATGA